One window of Hippoglossus stenolepis isolate QCI-W04-F060 chromosome 1, HSTE1.2, whole genome shotgun sequence genomic DNA carries:
- the ap1g1 gene encoding AP-1 complex subunit gamma-1 isoform X5 produces the protein MPAPIRLRELIRTIRTARTQAEEREMIQKECAAIRSSFREEDNTYRCRNVAKLLYMHMLGYPAHFGQLECLKLIASQKFTDKRIGYLGAMLLLDERQDVHLLMTNCIKNDLNHSTQYVQGLALCTLGCMGSSEMCRDLAGEVEKLLKTSNSYLRKKAALCAVHVIRKVPELMEMFLPATKNLLSEKNHGVLHTSVVLLTEMCERSPDMLSHFRKLVPQLVRILKNLIMSGYSPEHDVSGISDPFLQVRILRLLRILGKSDDDSSEAMNDILAQVATNTETSKNVGNAILYETVLTIMDIKSESGLRVLAINILGRFLLNNDKNIRYVALTSLLKTVQTDHNAVQRHRSTIVDCLKDLDVSIKRRAMELSFALVNGNNIRGMMKELLYFLDSCDPEFKADCASGVFLAAEKYAPSKRWHIDTIMRVLTTAGSYVRDDSVPNLIQLITNSVEMHAYTVQRLYKALLDDISQQPLVQVASWCIGEYGDLLVSGQCEEEEPIQVSEDEVLDVLEGLLVSNMSTPVTRGYSLTAIMKLSTRFNGVNRIKKVVSIYGSSIDVELQQRAVEYNALFKKYDHMRPALLERMPIMEKSASNGPTEIAQTNGETEPSGVEPKHPPPVTQPANQANDLLDLLGGNDVVPVIQTTIPTKPASAGGELLDLLGDLSLSGIPPMTAYNKNGLKIDFTFERANPNPNIAVITIHASNSTEADMTEFVFQAAVPKTFQLQLLSPSSNIVPALNQGFVTQVIRVLNPQKQQLRMRIKLTYTLKGSPMQDLAEVNNFPPQSWQ, from the exons ATGCCAGCTCCGATTAGACTTCGGGAGCTAATCCGGACCATCCGGACAGCACGGACCCAGGCAGAGGAGCGTGAGATGATCCAGAAAGAGTGTGCTGCTATCCGCTCGTCCTTTAGAGAGGAAGACAATACATACCGTTGCAGAAATGTGGCCAAGCTACTTTATATGCACATGTTGGGCTACCCAGCACACTTTGGGCAG CTGGAGTGCCTGAAGCTGATAGCATCCCAGAAGTTCACTGACAAACGGATAGGTTATTTGGGAGCTATGCTGCTGTTGGATGAGAGGCAGGACGTCCACCTACTAATGACAAATTGCATTAAGAA TGACTTAAATCACAGCACACAATATGTACAGGGTCTAGCCCTGTGCACTTTGGGCTGCATGGGTTCCTCAGAAATGTGTCGTGACCTGGCAGGGGAGGTAGAGAAGCTGCTCAAAACATCTAACTCCTACTTGAGGAAAAAA GCAGCGTTGTGTGCAGTTCATGTCATCAGGAAGGTTCCAGAACTCATGGAAATGTTCCTTCCAGCCACAAAAAACCTGTTGAGCGAGAAGAATCATG GTGTTCTCCATACATCAGTTGTCCTCCTCACTGAAATGTGTGAAAGAAGTCCTGACATGCTGTCCCACTTCAGAAAG CTGGTTCCGCAGTTGGTGAGAATCCTGAAGAACCTAATCATgtctggatattctcctgagCATGATGTGTCAGGCATAAGCGACCCTTTCCTGCAG GTGCGGATATTGAGACTACTGCGAATTTTAGGCAAGAGTGATGACGACTCCAGTGAAGCAATGAATGACATTCTCGCACAG GTtgcaacaaacacagagacgagTAAAAATGTAGGCAATGCGATCCTGTATGAGACCGTGCTGACCATAATGGACATCAAGTCTGAAAGTGGCTTGAGG gtcTTGGCCATTAACATACTAGGTCGCTTCCTTCTtaacaatgacaaaaatataaG ATACGTAGCATTGACCTCCCTACTAAAGACGGTACAGACGGACCACAATGCAGTGCAGAGGCACCGGAGCACCATTGTGGATTGTTTAAAAGACCTGGATGTGTCCATCAAGAG ACGTGCAATGGAACTGAGCTTTGCCCTGGTGAACGGCAACAACATTCGAGGCATGATGAAAGAGCTGCTCTACTTCCTGGACTCCTGTGACCCGGAATTCAAAGCAGACTGTGCATCAGGAGTCTTTTTAGCTGCAGAGAA GTATGCCCCTTCGAAAAGATGGCACATAGACACCATTATGAGAGTCCTGACAACA GCAGGGAGCTATGTGCGAGACGATTCCGTTCCAAACCTCATCCAGCTCATCACCAACAGTGTGGAGATGCATGCCTACACAGTTCAGAGACTCTACAAAGCACTGCTGGATGACATCTCACAG CAACCTCTAGTGCAGGTGGCCTCCTGGTGCATAGGAGAGTATGGAGACCTGCTAGTATCCGGACAATGTGAAGAAGAGGAACCCATCCAG GTCTCTGAAGATGAAGTTCTGGACGTGCTAGAAGGACTCCTGGTGTCCAACATGTCCACACCTGTGACCCGGGGTTACTCCCTCACTGCCATCATGAAGCTGTCGACTCGCTTCAACGGTGTTAA CCGAATCAAGAAGGTGGTTTCGATATATGGCAGTAGCATCGATGTGGAGCTCCAGCAGAGAGCTGTGGAGTACAACGCGCTTTTCAAGAAATACGACCACATGAG GCCAGCTCTGCTCGAGCGAATGCCCATTATGGAGAAATCTGCATCTAATGGCCCCACAGAGATTGCTCAGACAAATGGGGAGACAGAGCCCTCTGGTGTGGAACCGAAACATCCACCTCCTGTCACCCAGCCAGCCAACCAG GCTAATGATTTATTAGACTTGCTGGGTGGTAATGATGTGGTGCCAGTGATCCAGACCACAATCCCCACCAAGCCCGcctcagctggaggagagctGCTTGATCTGCTTGGTGACCTCTCGCTAAGTG GTATTCCTCCAATGACGGCGTACAACAAGAACGGTCTGAAAATAGACTTCACATTTGAGAGAGCTAATCCCAATCCAAACATCGCCGTCATCACCATTCATGCTTCCAACTCAACAGAGGCAGATATGacagaatttgtttttcaggCTGCAGTACCAAAG ACattccagctgcagctcctctccccTAGCAGTAATATTGTCCCAGCACTCAACCAGGGATTTGTCACACAGGTCATCAGAGTCCTCAACCCACAGAag CAACAGCTACGAATGAGGATCAAGCTGACGTACACCCTCAAAGGCTCGCCCATGCAAGACCTGGCTGAGGTTAATAATTTCCCCCCTCAGTCCTGGCAGTGA
- the ap1g1 gene encoding AP-1 complex subunit gamma-1 isoform X3, which produces MPAPIRLRELIRTIRTARTQAEEREMIQKECAAIRSSFREEDNTYRCRNVAKLLYMHMLGYPAHFGQLECLKLIASQKFTDKRIGYLGAMLLLDERQDVHLLMTNCIKNDLNHSTQYVQGLALCTLGCMGSSEMCRDLAGEVEKLLKTSNSYLRKKAALCAVHVIRKVPELMEMFLPATKNLLSEKNHGVLHTSVVLLTEMCERSPDMLSHFRKLVPQLVRILKNLIMSGYSPEHDVSGISDPFLQVRILRLLRILGKSDDDSSEAMNDILAQVATNTETSKNVGNAILYETVLTIMDIKSESGLRVLAINILGRFLLNNDKNIRYVALTSLLKTVQTDHNAVQRHRSTIVDCLKDLDVSIKRRAMELSFALVNGNNIRGMMKELLYFLDSCDPEFKADCASGVFLAAEKYAPSKRWHIDTIMRVLTTAGSYVRDDSVPNLIQLITNSVEMHAYTVQRLYKALLDDISQQPLVQVASWCIGEYGDLLVSGQCEEEEPIQVSEDEVLDVLEGLLVSNMSTPVTRGYSLTAIMKLSTRFNGVNRIKKVVSIYGSSIDVELQQRAVEYNALFKKYDHMRPALLERMPIMEKSASNGPTEIAQTNGETEPSGVEPKHPPPVTQPANQANDLLDLLGGNDVVPVIQTTIPTKPASAGGELLDLLGDLSLSGPAPAPSSQPPFLLDGLSSQPLFNDIAAAGIPPMTAYNKNGLKIDFTFERANPNPNIAVITIHASNSTEADMTEFVFQAAVPKTFQLQLLSPSSNIVPALNQGFVTQVIRVLNPQKQQLRMRIKLTYTLKGSPMQDLAEVNNFPPQSWQ; this is translated from the exons ATGCCAGCTCCGATTAGACTTCGGGAGCTAATCCGGACCATCCGGACAGCACGGACCCAGGCAGAGGAGCGTGAGATGATCCAGAAAGAGTGTGCTGCTATCCGCTCGTCCTTTAGAGAGGAAGACAATACATACCGTTGCAGAAATGTGGCCAAGCTACTTTATATGCACATGTTGGGCTACCCAGCACACTTTGGGCAG CTGGAGTGCCTGAAGCTGATAGCATCCCAGAAGTTCACTGACAAACGGATAGGTTATTTGGGAGCTATGCTGCTGTTGGATGAGAGGCAGGACGTCCACCTACTAATGACAAATTGCATTAAGAA TGACTTAAATCACAGCACACAATATGTACAGGGTCTAGCCCTGTGCACTTTGGGCTGCATGGGTTCCTCAGAAATGTGTCGTGACCTGGCAGGGGAGGTAGAGAAGCTGCTCAAAACATCTAACTCCTACTTGAGGAAAAAA GCAGCGTTGTGTGCAGTTCATGTCATCAGGAAGGTTCCAGAACTCATGGAAATGTTCCTTCCAGCCACAAAAAACCTGTTGAGCGAGAAGAATCATG GTGTTCTCCATACATCAGTTGTCCTCCTCACTGAAATGTGTGAAAGAAGTCCTGACATGCTGTCCCACTTCAGAAAG CTGGTTCCGCAGTTGGTGAGAATCCTGAAGAACCTAATCATgtctggatattctcctgagCATGATGTGTCAGGCATAAGCGACCCTTTCCTGCAG GTGCGGATATTGAGACTACTGCGAATTTTAGGCAAGAGTGATGACGACTCCAGTGAAGCAATGAATGACATTCTCGCACAG GTtgcaacaaacacagagacgagTAAAAATGTAGGCAATGCGATCCTGTATGAGACCGTGCTGACCATAATGGACATCAAGTCTGAAAGTGGCTTGAGG gtcTTGGCCATTAACATACTAGGTCGCTTCCTTCTtaacaatgacaaaaatataaG ATACGTAGCATTGACCTCCCTACTAAAGACGGTACAGACGGACCACAATGCAGTGCAGAGGCACCGGAGCACCATTGTGGATTGTTTAAAAGACCTGGATGTGTCCATCAAGAG ACGTGCAATGGAACTGAGCTTTGCCCTGGTGAACGGCAACAACATTCGAGGCATGATGAAAGAGCTGCTCTACTTCCTGGACTCCTGTGACCCGGAATTCAAAGCAGACTGTGCATCAGGAGTCTTTTTAGCTGCAGAGAA GTATGCCCCTTCGAAAAGATGGCACATAGACACCATTATGAGAGTCCTGACAACA GCAGGGAGCTATGTGCGAGACGATTCCGTTCCAAACCTCATCCAGCTCATCACCAACAGTGTGGAGATGCATGCCTACACAGTTCAGAGACTCTACAAAGCACTGCTGGATGACATCTCACAG CAACCTCTAGTGCAGGTGGCCTCCTGGTGCATAGGAGAGTATGGAGACCTGCTAGTATCCGGACAATGTGAAGAAGAGGAACCCATCCAG GTCTCTGAAGATGAAGTTCTGGACGTGCTAGAAGGACTCCTGGTGTCCAACATGTCCACACCTGTGACCCGGGGTTACTCCCTCACTGCCATCATGAAGCTGTCGACTCGCTTCAACGGTGTTAA CCGAATCAAGAAGGTGGTTTCGATATATGGCAGTAGCATCGATGTGGAGCTCCAGCAGAGAGCTGTGGAGTACAACGCGCTTTTCAAGAAATACGACCACATGAG GCCAGCTCTGCTCGAGCGAATGCCCATTATGGAGAAATCTGCATCTAATGGCCCCACAGAGATTGCTCAGACAAATGGGGAGACAGAGCCCTCTGGTGTGGAACCGAAACATCCACCTCCTGTCACCCAGCCAGCCAACCAG GCTAATGATTTATTAGACTTGCTGGGTGGTAATGATGTGGTGCCAGTGATCCAGACCACAATCCCCACCAAGCCCGcctcagctggaggagagctGCTTGATCTGCTTGGTGACCTCTCGCTAAGTG GTCCAGcccctgccccctcctcccAACCCCCTTTCCTCTTGGATGGCCTCTCCTCACAGCCCCTGTTTAATGACATTGCAGCTGCAG GTATTCCTCCAATGACGGCGTACAACAAGAACGGTCTGAAAATAGACTTCACATTTGAGAGAGCTAATCCCAATCCAAACATCGCCGTCATCACCATTCATGCTTCCAACTCAACAGAGGCAGATATGacagaatttgtttttcaggCTGCAGTACCAAAG ACattccagctgcagctcctctccccTAGCAGTAATATTGTCCCAGCACTCAACCAGGGATTTGTCACACAGGTCATCAGAGTCCTCAACCCACAGAag CAACAGCTACGAATGAGGATCAAGCTGACGTACACCCTCAAAGGCTCGCCCATGCAAGACCTGGCTGAGGTTAATAATTTCCCCCCTCAGTCCTGGCAGTGA
- the ap1g1 gene encoding AP-1 complex subunit gamma-1 isoform X1, whose translation MPAPIRLRELIRTIRTARTQAEEREMIQKECAAIRSSFREEDNTYRCRNVAKLLYMHMLGYPAHFGQLECLKLIASQKFTDKRIGYLGAMLLLDERQDVHLLMTNCIKNDLNHSTQYVQGLALCTLGCMGSSEMCRDLAGEVEKLLKTSNSYLRKKAALCAVHVIRKVPELMEMFLPATKNLLSEKNHGVLHTSVVLLTEMCERSPDMLSHFRKNEKLVPQLVRILKNLIMSGYSPEHDVSGISDPFLQVRILRLLRILGKSDDDSSEAMNDILAQVATNTETSKNVGNAILYETVLTIMDIKSESGLRVLAINILGRFLLNNDKNIRYVALTSLLKTVQTDHNAVQRHRSTIVDCLKDLDVSIKRRAMELSFALVNGNNIRGMMKELLYFLDSCDPEFKADCASGVFLAAEKYAPSKRWHIDTIMRVLTTAGSYVRDDSVPNLIQLITNSVEMHAYTVQRLYKALLDDISQQPLVQVASWCIGEYGDLLVSGQCEEEEPIQVSEDEVLDVLEGLLVSNMSTPVTRGYSLTAIMKLSTRFNGVNRIKKVVSIYGSSIDVELQQRAVEYNALFKKYDHMRPALLERMPIMEKSASNGPTEIAQTNGETEPSGVEPKHPPPVTQPANQANDLLDLLGGNDVVPVIQTTIPTKPASAGGELLDLLGDLSLSGPAPAPSSQPPFLLDGLSSQPLFNDIAAAGIPPMTAYNKNGLKIDFTFERANPNPNIAVITIHASNSTEADMTEFVFQAAVPKTFQLQLLSPSSNIVPALNQGFVTQVIRVLNPQKQQLRMRIKLTYTLKGSPMQDLAEVNNFPPQSWQ comes from the exons ATGCCAGCTCCGATTAGACTTCGGGAGCTAATCCGGACCATCCGGACAGCACGGACCCAGGCAGAGGAGCGTGAGATGATCCAGAAAGAGTGTGCTGCTATCCGCTCGTCCTTTAGAGAGGAAGACAATACATACCGTTGCAGAAATGTGGCCAAGCTACTTTATATGCACATGTTGGGCTACCCAGCACACTTTGGGCAG CTGGAGTGCCTGAAGCTGATAGCATCCCAGAAGTTCACTGACAAACGGATAGGTTATTTGGGAGCTATGCTGCTGTTGGATGAGAGGCAGGACGTCCACCTACTAATGACAAATTGCATTAAGAA TGACTTAAATCACAGCACACAATATGTACAGGGTCTAGCCCTGTGCACTTTGGGCTGCATGGGTTCCTCAGAAATGTGTCGTGACCTGGCAGGGGAGGTAGAGAAGCTGCTCAAAACATCTAACTCCTACTTGAGGAAAAAA GCAGCGTTGTGTGCAGTTCATGTCATCAGGAAGGTTCCAGAACTCATGGAAATGTTCCTTCCAGCCACAAAAAACCTGTTGAGCGAGAAGAATCATG GTGTTCTCCATACATCAGTTGTCCTCCTCACTGAAATGTGTGAAAGAAGTCCTGACATGCTGTCCCACTTCAGAAAG AATGAGAAG CTGGTTCCGCAGTTGGTGAGAATCCTGAAGAACCTAATCATgtctggatattctcctgagCATGATGTGTCAGGCATAAGCGACCCTTTCCTGCAG GTGCGGATATTGAGACTACTGCGAATTTTAGGCAAGAGTGATGACGACTCCAGTGAAGCAATGAATGACATTCTCGCACAG GTtgcaacaaacacagagacgagTAAAAATGTAGGCAATGCGATCCTGTATGAGACCGTGCTGACCATAATGGACATCAAGTCTGAAAGTGGCTTGAGG gtcTTGGCCATTAACATACTAGGTCGCTTCCTTCTtaacaatgacaaaaatataaG ATACGTAGCATTGACCTCCCTACTAAAGACGGTACAGACGGACCACAATGCAGTGCAGAGGCACCGGAGCACCATTGTGGATTGTTTAAAAGACCTGGATGTGTCCATCAAGAG ACGTGCAATGGAACTGAGCTTTGCCCTGGTGAACGGCAACAACATTCGAGGCATGATGAAAGAGCTGCTCTACTTCCTGGACTCCTGTGACCCGGAATTCAAAGCAGACTGTGCATCAGGAGTCTTTTTAGCTGCAGAGAA GTATGCCCCTTCGAAAAGATGGCACATAGACACCATTATGAGAGTCCTGACAACA GCAGGGAGCTATGTGCGAGACGATTCCGTTCCAAACCTCATCCAGCTCATCACCAACAGTGTGGAGATGCATGCCTACACAGTTCAGAGACTCTACAAAGCACTGCTGGATGACATCTCACAG CAACCTCTAGTGCAGGTGGCCTCCTGGTGCATAGGAGAGTATGGAGACCTGCTAGTATCCGGACAATGTGAAGAAGAGGAACCCATCCAG GTCTCTGAAGATGAAGTTCTGGACGTGCTAGAAGGACTCCTGGTGTCCAACATGTCCACACCTGTGACCCGGGGTTACTCCCTCACTGCCATCATGAAGCTGTCGACTCGCTTCAACGGTGTTAA CCGAATCAAGAAGGTGGTTTCGATATATGGCAGTAGCATCGATGTGGAGCTCCAGCAGAGAGCTGTGGAGTACAACGCGCTTTTCAAGAAATACGACCACATGAG GCCAGCTCTGCTCGAGCGAATGCCCATTATGGAGAAATCTGCATCTAATGGCCCCACAGAGATTGCTCAGACAAATGGGGAGACAGAGCCCTCTGGTGTGGAACCGAAACATCCACCTCCTGTCACCCAGCCAGCCAACCAG GCTAATGATTTATTAGACTTGCTGGGTGGTAATGATGTGGTGCCAGTGATCCAGACCACAATCCCCACCAAGCCCGcctcagctggaggagagctGCTTGATCTGCTTGGTGACCTCTCGCTAAGTG GTCCAGcccctgccccctcctcccAACCCCCTTTCCTCTTGGATGGCCTCTCCTCACAGCCCCTGTTTAATGACATTGCAGCTGCAG GTATTCCTCCAATGACGGCGTACAACAAGAACGGTCTGAAAATAGACTTCACATTTGAGAGAGCTAATCCCAATCCAAACATCGCCGTCATCACCATTCATGCTTCCAACTCAACAGAGGCAGATATGacagaatttgtttttcaggCTGCAGTACCAAAG ACattccagctgcagctcctctccccTAGCAGTAATATTGTCCCAGCACTCAACCAGGGATTTGTCACACAGGTCATCAGAGTCCTCAACCCACAGAag CAACAGCTACGAATGAGGATCAAGCTGACGTACACCCTCAAAGGCTCGCCCATGCAAGACCTGGCTGAGGTTAATAATTTCCCCCCTCAGTCCTGGCAGTGA
- the ap1g1 gene encoding AP-1 complex subunit gamma-1 isoform X2: MPAPIRLRELIRTIRTARTQAEEREMIQKECAAIRSSFREEDNTYRCRNVAKLLYMHMLGYPAHFGQLECLKLIASQKFTDKRIGYLGAMLLLDERQDVHLLMTNCIKNDLNHSTQYVQGLALCTLGCMGSSEMCRDLAGEVEKLLKTSNSYLRKKAALCAVHVIRKVPELMEMFLPATKNLLSEKNHGVLHTSVVLLTEMCERSPDMLSHFRKNEKLVPQLVRILKNLIMSGYSPEHDVSGISDPFLQVRILRLLRILGKSDDDSSEAMNDILAQVATNTETSKNVGNAILYETVLTIMDIKSESGLRVLAINILGRFLLNNDKNIRYVALTSLLKTVQTDHNAVQRHRSTIVDCLKDLDVSIKRRAMELSFALVNGNNIRGMMKELLYFLDSCDPEFKADCASGVFLAAEKYAPSKRWHIDTIMRVLTTAGSYVRDDSVPNLIQLITNSVEMHAYTVQRLYKALLDDISQQPLVQVASWCIGEYGDLLVSGQCEEEEPIQVSEDEVLDVLEGLLVSNMSTPVTRGYSLTAIMKLSTRFNGVNRIKKVVSIYGSSIDVELQQRAVEYNALFKKYDHMRPALLERMPIMEKSASNGPTEIAQTNGETEPSGVEPKHPPPVTQPANQANDLLDLLGGNDVVPVIQTTIPTKPASAGGELLDLLGDLSLSGPAPAPSSQPPFLLDGLSSQPLFNDIAAAGIPPMTAYNKNGLKIDFTFERANPNPNIAVITIHASNSTEADMTEFVFQAAVPKTFQLQLLSPSSNIVPALNQGFVTQVIRVLNPQKLRMRIKLTYTLKGSPMQDLAEVNNFPPQSWQ; this comes from the exons ATGCCAGCTCCGATTAGACTTCGGGAGCTAATCCGGACCATCCGGACAGCACGGACCCAGGCAGAGGAGCGTGAGATGATCCAGAAAGAGTGTGCTGCTATCCGCTCGTCCTTTAGAGAGGAAGACAATACATACCGTTGCAGAAATGTGGCCAAGCTACTTTATATGCACATGTTGGGCTACCCAGCACACTTTGGGCAG CTGGAGTGCCTGAAGCTGATAGCATCCCAGAAGTTCACTGACAAACGGATAGGTTATTTGGGAGCTATGCTGCTGTTGGATGAGAGGCAGGACGTCCACCTACTAATGACAAATTGCATTAAGAA TGACTTAAATCACAGCACACAATATGTACAGGGTCTAGCCCTGTGCACTTTGGGCTGCATGGGTTCCTCAGAAATGTGTCGTGACCTGGCAGGGGAGGTAGAGAAGCTGCTCAAAACATCTAACTCCTACTTGAGGAAAAAA GCAGCGTTGTGTGCAGTTCATGTCATCAGGAAGGTTCCAGAACTCATGGAAATGTTCCTTCCAGCCACAAAAAACCTGTTGAGCGAGAAGAATCATG GTGTTCTCCATACATCAGTTGTCCTCCTCACTGAAATGTGTGAAAGAAGTCCTGACATGCTGTCCCACTTCAGAAAG AATGAGAAG CTGGTTCCGCAGTTGGTGAGAATCCTGAAGAACCTAATCATgtctggatattctcctgagCATGATGTGTCAGGCATAAGCGACCCTTTCCTGCAG GTGCGGATATTGAGACTACTGCGAATTTTAGGCAAGAGTGATGACGACTCCAGTGAAGCAATGAATGACATTCTCGCACAG GTtgcaacaaacacagagacgagTAAAAATGTAGGCAATGCGATCCTGTATGAGACCGTGCTGACCATAATGGACATCAAGTCTGAAAGTGGCTTGAGG gtcTTGGCCATTAACATACTAGGTCGCTTCCTTCTtaacaatgacaaaaatataaG ATACGTAGCATTGACCTCCCTACTAAAGACGGTACAGACGGACCACAATGCAGTGCAGAGGCACCGGAGCACCATTGTGGATTGTTTAAAAGACCTGGATGTGTCCATCAAGAG ACGTGCAATGGAACTGAGCTTTGCCCTGGTGAACGGCAACAACATTCGAGGCATGATGAAAGAGCTGCTCTACTTCCTGGACTCCTGTGACCCGGAATTCAAAGCAGACTGTGCATCAGGAGTCTTTTTAGCTGCAGAGAA GTATGCCCCTTCGAAAAGATGGCACATAGACACCATTATGAGAGTCCTGACAACA GCAGGGAGCTATGTGCGAGACGATTCCGTTCCAAACCTCATCCAGCTCATCACCAACAGTGTGGAGATGCATGCCTACACAGTTCAGAGACTCTACAAAGCACTGCTGGATGACATCTCACAG CAACCTCTAGTGCAGGTGGCCTCCTGGTGCATAGGAGAGTATGGAGACCTGCTAGTATCCGGACAATGTGAAGAAGAGGAACCCATCCAG GTCTCTGAAGATGAAGTTCTGGACGTGCTAGAAGGACTCCTGGTGTCCAACATGTCCACACCTGTGACCCGGGGTTACTCCCTCACTGCCATCATGAAGCTGTCGACTCGCTTCAACGGTGTTAA CCGAATCAAGAAGGTGGTTTCGATATATGGCAGTAGCATCGATGTGGAGCTCCAGCAGAGAGCTGTGGAGTACAACGCGCTTTTCAAGAAATACGACCACATGAG GCCAGCTCTGCTCGAGCGAATGCCCATTATGGAGAAATCTGCATCTAATGGCCCCACAGAGATTGCTCAGACAAATGGGGAGACAGAGCCCTCTGGTGTGGAACCGAAACATCCACCTCCTGTCACCCAGCCAGCCAACCAG GCTAATGATTTATTAGACTTGCTGGGTGGTAATGATGTGGTGCCAGTGATCCAGACCACAATCCCCACCAAGCCCGcctcagctggaggagagctGCTTGATCTGCTTGGTGACCTCTCGCTAAGTG GTCCAGcccctgccccctcctcccAACCCCCTTTCCTCTTGGATGGCCTCTCCTCACAGCCCCTGTTTAATGACATTGCAGCTGCAG GTATTCCTCCAATGACGGCGTACAACAAGAACGGTCTGAAAATAGACTTCACATTTGAGAGAGCTAATCCCAATCCAAACATCGCCGTCATCACCATTCATGCTTCCAACTCAACAGAGGCAGATATGacagaatttgtttttcaggCTGCAGTACCAAAG ACattccagctgcagctcctctccccTAGCAGTAATATTGTCCCAGCACTCAACCAGGGATTTGTCACACAGGTCATCAGAGTCCTCAACCCACAGAag CTACGAATGAGGATCAAGCTGACGTACACCCTCAAAGGCTCGCCCATGCAAGACCTGGCTGAGGTTAATAATTTCCCCCCTCAGTCCTGGCAGTGA